One genomic window of Nocardioides daphniae includes the following:
- a CDS encoding DMT family transporter has protein sequence MATAGLWVLTMRGEFALGYGESLTLVAAALYALHIVGLGAWSRPEQAMGMSIVQLMVITVVCFVATVPDGIVLPSTTQDWTSMLYMALVAGAAALFVQTWAQAHLPPTRCAIIMSMEPVFAAAFAVALGGESLTSRLLVGGALVLAAMLVVELVGQRRPIEGEVTHLTV, from the coding sequence ATGGCGACAGCCGGCCTGTGGGTGCTGACGATGCGGGGTGAGTTCGCGCTCGGCTACGGCGAGTCCCTCACCCTGGTGGCGGCCGCCCTCTACGCCCTGCACATCGTCGGGCTCGGCGCCTGGTCGCGCCCGGAGCAGGCCATGGGGATGTCGATCGTCCAGCTGATGGTGATCACCGTGGTCTGCTTCGTGGCCACCGTGCCCGACGGCATCGTGCTGCCCTCGACCACGCAGGACTGGACCTCGATGCTCTACATGGCGCTGGTCGCCGGCGCCGCCGCGCTCTTCGTCCAGACCTGGGCCCAGGCCCACCTGCCACCCACGCGCTGCGCCATCATCATGAGCATGGAGCCGGTCTTCGCGGCTGCCTTCGCGGTCGCCCTGGGCGGTGAGTCGCTCACCTCCCGGCTGCTCGTCGGCGGCGCCCTGGTGCTCGCCGCGATGCTGGTCGTCGAGCTGGTCGGGCAGCGCCGACCGATCGAGGGCGAGGTCACCCACCTCACGGTCTGA
- a CDS encoding DMT family transporter — protein sequence MSRRGTLVATLALVAMTASWGSTFYLIKDLLDRVPTLDFLAVRFAIASLAMVLVAPRALGRLSRESRRHALVLGLLYGVAQILQTAGLAHTAASVSGFVTGMYVVLTPIFAALLLRTPDHCGHLARGGDGDSRPVGADDAG from the coding sequence ATGAGCCGTCGCGGAACCCTCGTCGCGACCCTGGCCCTGGTCGCGATGACGGCCTCGTGGGGGTCGACCTTCTACCTGATCAAGGACCTGCTCGACCGGGTCCCCACCCTCGACTTCCTGGCCGTGCGCTTCGCGATCGCGAGCCTGGCCATGGTGCTGGTCGCGCCGCGCGCGCTCGGCAGGCTGTCGCGCGAGTCGCGGCGGCACGCCCTCGTCCTGGGCCTCCTCTACGGGGTCGCCCAGATCCTGCAGACCGCCGGACTGGCGCACACCGCCGCGAGCGTCAGCGGCTTCGTGACCGGCATGTACGTCGTGCTCACGCCCATCTTCGCGGCCCTGCTGCTGCGCACACCGGATCACTGCGGTCACCTGGCTCGCGGTGGCGATGGCGACAGCCGGCCTGTGGGTGCTGACGATGCGGGGTGA